The Bacteroidales bacterium sequence AGTGCCTGCCTTATACGGTTTTTTACCGCAGACCTACTGCGGCAAAGAGGTAGCTGTGTTAACCAATCTGGCACTAAAGCGTTCAGATATACAGGGAGACGGTGACCCGCTGGATATCTGCATACTCACTGAAAAAGATGTGACACATGGAGATATTATCGCCAGGGTACATCCTATAGGCGGATTCCGTTTGTTGGATCATGTACAGGCGGATGATAAGATCATTGCTGTATTGAAAAATGACATGGTATATGGTCATTACACGGATATTAGCCAGATACCGGCACCTATAGTAAACCGTCTAATCCATTATTTCACCACTTATAAAGATCTTCCGACCGACCACAAGCAACGGATGGAACTCAAAGATGTCTACGGAAAAGAGACCGCATACGATGTTATTCTACGATCCATGAAAGATTATGATGCTGAAATAAAACCACGATTGATATAAATTCCCTGTTTTATCATAATATCCAATTTCACATAACATAAAAAGTGCCTTACCTTCCATTTATTTTTCTTCAGGGAGTTGAAAAATAATATGTACCAAACACAAAATTTGAGCCTGTCAGCGAAAATATTCCATTGTTTCATCTTTACCTTTGCGATCAGTATACAGTTTATCAATCAAATCTGTGTTTCTAATAAAATATAAATTTCATGGAGCCTCTTCAAACCATTAATTACTCAGGTATATTCCTGTCATGTTTTACCGATGACCATACCTCTTGTGTCCATGCAACCAAAGATCACACACTCTTATACCTTTATTCGGGTGAACAAGTAATTGACAATAATGGTGAAAAAATGACAATCCATCCGGGAGAGTGTGTATTTATACGTCGTGACCATCGTGTGGTCATGTACAAACAACCTTTCGGAGAAGAACAATACAAAGGTATCTCACTGACATTCAGAAGAAGTATGCTCAGGGATTTTTACAATAAAATGGATAAAGCAGAAATTCCTAAAAATGTAAAAACGCCGGAAGAAAGTGTTTTCAAAATTCCAGTAAGACCTGATATTACCAGCCTTTTTCAATCCCTGATCCCCTATTTTGATTCTGCCGTACATCCTACTGAAGAAATTGTCAACCTTAAGGAACAGGAAGGTGTTTATTGTTTATTGAATACGGATAAAAAATTCTTCCCCGTTTTGTTCGATTTTACAGAGCCCTGGAAAATCGATATATTGGATTTCCTGAATGAAAACTATATGTATGAACTCACTATGGAGGAGATCGCTTCCTATACCGGTCGGAGCCTGGCCACCTTTAAACGCGACTTCGCCAAAGTAAGCGACACAACTCCACAGAAATGGCTCATTAATAAAAGACTGGAAATTGCCTACGAGAAACTTCAGAACGAAAACAAAAAAGTAAGTGATGTTTATGTAGAGGTCGGTTTCAAAAATGTATCCCATTTCTATTCCGCATTCAAAAAACAATACGGTTTTTCTCCAAAAAAATAGATAGAAGGCCGGTTTCGGGATCAAATCCGTAATATATCATCAGAAAATTTCCGATTGCACTTCTCAGCAAAAATCTTTGAGCCGCAGAGCGAAAGCACTCTGCGGCTTTCGTTTTAATTTTGTTCTATCATGAAATCTGGAAATGGTATACAAAGGGCTTTCAATTATTCCGACTTGTTTCTGAATAGTTTTTTCAGCATTGGTTCCGGTTATTTACACAATTCAACCGAGCACCTGATCATTTTTATTTATTCCGGAGAGTTGGTTATTCTGGAAAGCGGCCAAGAGATCTCCGTTAAAAGCGGTGAGTCTGTATTTATCAGAAAGGACATGCCGG is a genomic window containing:
- a CDS encoding AraC family transcriptional regulator, translating into MEPLQTINYSGIFLSCFTDDHTSCVHATKDHTLLYLYSGEQVIDNNGEKMTIHPGECVFIRRDHRVVMYKQPFGEEQYKGISLTFRRSMLRDFYNKMDKAEIPKNVKTPEESVFKIPVRPDITSLFQSLIPYFDSAVHPTEEIVNLKEQEGVYCLLNTDKKFFPVLFDFTEPWKIDILDFLNENYMYELTMEEIASYTGRSLATFKRDFAKVSDTTPQKWLINKRLEIAYEKLQNENKKVSDVYVEVGFKNVSHFYSAFKKQYGFSPKK
- a CDS encoding inorganic pyrophosphatase; protein product: MQKYHKHKAHPWHGINIGEDVPEEVTAFIEIVPMDTIKYEVDKASGYLSIDRPQKFSNIVPALYGFLPQTYCGKEVAVLTNLALKRSDIQGDGDPLDICILTEKDVTHGDIIARVHPIGGFRLLDHVQADDKIIAVLKNDMVYGHYTDISQIPAPIVNRLIHYFTTYKDLPTDHKQRMELKDVYGKETAYDVILRSMKDYDAEIKPRLI